The following proteins come from a genomic window of Magnetococcales bacterium:
- a CDS encoding class I SAM-dependent methyltransferase — MNNQVLDAMVTLGLTTPEALEPYYPQVRDNPEIEVLRCRRTGALLLSRSDHQDPDYHEAKQKLTQASTEEQAYHDALFRQSITDDQLRAHKHESLILNQRWLDVGTGGGGILQLLGRKAKTAHGVEPNRRDREHLQQHGTLCFASIDDVPENPPYDVVTLFHVLEHIQDQPEFLRAIRRRMAPGGTLVVEVPHARDLLLSLFDLNAFKQFTFWSEHLVLHTRTTLLTFLQAAGFQRVTIEGIQRYPLANHLRWLVEGKPNGHRDWSHLRAEDLDTAYANLLARLDMTDTLLATAIA; from the coding sequence ATGAACAATCAGGTATTGGATGCCATGGTCACGCTGGGTCTGACCACACCGGAAGCTTTGGAGCCGTATTATCCCCAGGTTCGGGACAACCCGGAGATCGAGGTCTTGCGTTGCCGTCGCACAGGCGCCCTGCTGCTTTCCCGCAGCGACCATCAGGATCCGGACTACCACGAGGCCAAACAAAAACTCACCCAGGCGTCCACGGAGGAGCAGGCCTATCACGACGCGCTGTTCCGGCAGTCGATCACCGACGATCAATTGCGCGCCCACAAACACGAATCGCTGATCCTGAACCAACGCTGGCTGGATGTCGGCACGGGAGGCGGTGGCATTCTGCAACTGCTGGGACGCAAGGCCAAAACCGCCCACGGCGTGGAACCGAACCGCCGGGATCGCGAACATCTGCAACAACACGGCACACTCTGTTTTGCGTCAATCGACGACGTTCCGGAAAATCCCCCTTACGATGTGGTGACCCTCTTTCATGTCCTGGAGCACATCCAGGATCAACCCGAATTTCTGCGGGCCATCCGGCGTCGCATGGCACCGGGTGGCACCCTCGTGGTCGAAGTCCCCCACGCCCGGGATCTGCTGTTGAGTCTGTTCGATCTCAACGCCTTCAAGCAATTCACCTTCTGGAGCGAACATCTGGTGCTGCACACCCGCACCACCCTGTTGACCTTTCTGCAAGCCGCTGGATTCCAACGGGTGACGATCGAGGGCATCCAACGTTATCCGCTGGCCAATCATTTGCGCTGGCTGGTGGAGGGAAAACCGAACGGACATCGCGACTGGAGCCATCTGCGGGCCGAGGATCTGGACACCGCTTACGCCAACCTGTTGGCACGGCTGGATATGACGGATACCCTGTTGGCCACCGCCATCGCGTAA
- a CDS encoding polysaccharide deacetylase family protein, producing MPHGIMFHHFHDAFHPQGQGSITAEHLMALLRSYQPGQWLDADDWLERAKTGTLEPQHRCVTFDDALLCQYDVAVPVLKQLGITAFWFVYSSVLQGNREPLEIYRLFRTVAFPSVEAFYRAFFKTATERHPRCQPHLSSPTARQHLAAFSFYTVEDRIFRYLRDEVLSTADYAQIMDAMMDAHGFDVAAAARQLWMRDAHLLELHRAGHRIGLHSHSHPTRLDRLPRAEQFKEYFLNHTHLTRLLGERPRAMAHPCNAYNADTLEILQELGVEIGFRSNRATVAHRTLLELPREDHVNLLPGHTGK from the coding sequence ATGCCACATGGAATCATGTTTCACCATTTTCATGACGCGTTCCATCCGCAAGGCCAGGGATCAATCACAGCCGAACACCTGATGGCACTGCTGCGCTCCTATCAGCCCGGTCAATGGCTGGACGCCGACGACTGGCTGGAACGCGCCAAAACCGGCACCCTGGAGCCGCAACATCGCTGCGTCACCTTCGATGACGCGCTGTTGTGCCAGTATGATGTGGCGGTGCCTGTCCTCAAACAGTTGGGAATAACGGCGTTCTGGTTCGTCTACTCCTCCGTGCTACAGGGCAATCGGGAACCTCTGGAGATCTATCGCCTGTTTCGCACCGTCGCCTTTCCCTCGGTGGAGGCGTTCTATCGGGCCTTCTTCAAAACCGCCACCGAACGGCATCCCCGCTGCCAGCCCCATCTCTCCTCACCGACGGCGCGGCAACATCTGGCGGCATTCTCCTTTTATACGGTTGAAGATCGCATTTTCCGCTATTTGCGCGATGAGGTGCTTTCGACCGCCGACTATGCACAGATCATGGATGCCATGATGGATGCCCACGGCTTCGATGTCGCCGCCGCCGCCCGGCAACTCTGGATGCGCGACGCACATCTGCTGGAACTGCATCGGGCCGGACATCGGATCGGACTCCACTCCCATTCACACCCGACCCGTCTCGACCGTCTGCCCCGCGCAGAACAATTCAAGGAATATTTCCTCAATCACACCCATCTGACACGGCTGTTGGGGGAGCGTCCGCGGGCCATGGCCCATCCTTGCAACGCCTACAATGCCGACACCCTGGAAATTCTACAGGAGTTGGGGGTGGAAATCGGATTCCGGTCCAACCGGGCGACCGTGGCTCATCGCACCCTGCTGGAACTGCCACGGGAAGATCATGTCAACCTCTTGCCAGGACACACCGGGAAATGA
- a CDS encoding NAD-dependent epimerase/dehydratase family protein, translating to MNILVLGGSGFLSGRFTQHALRAGHRLHCVTRGQKPLPEGVTTALTMDRQEIPANLPDELEYDLVIDFIGMNPTHLQQSVALARRCRRLIFISSDYAYHPAHRKLFLREEEAIFSDLPDYGGAKRQAEEVVLQAEAAGRLQAIILRPPHIYGPGSWPGTIPRHGRRPTLLDDLRREETLHLLHGGLGLIQPIHVDDLARIILTLMDNEQAYGLQFSAAGPDLMTHLDYYRTLAELLNKPLHVRPYCPEGAAPDVNAYVGGHRCYDRSRLEGFLSGFVHTPFRQAMAEWVEKLG from the coding sequence ATGAATATTCTGGTCCTTGGAGGCAGCGGTTTCCTGTCGGGTCGCTTCACACAGCACGCCTTGCGGGCCGGACACCGGCTGCACTGCGTCACACGGGGCCAAAAACCCCTTCCGGAGGGCGTGACAACCGCCCTGACCATGGATCGCCAAGAGATTCCGGCAAACCTGCCGGATGAACTGGAATATGATCTGGTCATCGATTTCATCGGCATGAATCCGACCCATCTGCAACAAAGCGTCGCCTTGGCGCGCCGGTGTCGGCGTCTGATTTTCATCAGCAGCGATTACGCCTACCACCCGGCGCACCGCAAGCTTTTCCTGCGGGAAGAAGAGGCGATCTTCAGCGATTTGCCCGACTATGGTGGAGCCAAACGGCAGGCGGAAGAGGTGGTACTCCAGGCCGAAGCCGCAGGCCGATTGCAGGCGATCATTTTGCGCCCCCCCCACATCTACGGCCCGGGCAGTTGGCCGGGAACCATTCCCAGACATGGCCGGCGTCCAACGCTTCTGGACGATCTCCGACGGGAAGAGACGCTCCATCTGCTGCATGGCGGACTGGGGCTGATTCAGCCGATTCATGTCGATGACCTGGCACGCATCATCCTGACGCTGATGGACAATGAACAAGCCTATGGCCTGCAATTTTCGGCGGCTGGACCCGATCTGATGACTCATTTGGACTACTATCGCACTCTGGCGGAGTTGTTGAACAAACCCCTGCATGTGCGCCCCTATTGTCCGGAAGGCGCGGCTCCGGATGTCAACGCCTATGTCGGCGGCCATCGTTGTTACGACCGAAGCCGGCTGGAGGGTTTCCTGTCTGGATTTGTTCATACCCCCTTCCGGCAGGCCATGGCCGAATGGGTCGAAAAGCTCGGATAA
- a CDS encoding VOC family protein encodes MNHYTGIHHAAFATKNIELTVRYWRDLLKMPLIYSYGQPGSRQYFFRIGTSCKISFFEWPNVEKIPLKRHGDPVNGPFAFDHISIGVDHEEALWELLATLEGADFPVSDVVNHGYFYSLYSYDPNGIPVEFSWDRPGSGDRLRHSEPHRDHGPESDIASEPLEDQWPAPFPILPEERIIVDGEGSENGEKIGDGTTEPTALMAEV; translated from the coding sequence ATGAACCATTATACCGGCATACACCATGCGGCATTTGCCACCAAAAATATCGAACTGACCGTGCGCTACTGGAGGGATCTGTTGAAAATGCCCCTGATCTACTCCTACGGTCAACCCGGATCCCGGCAATATTTCTTCCGCATTGGCACCAGCTGCAAGATTTCATTTTTTGAATGGCCGAACGTGGAAAAAATCCCTCTCAAAAGGCACGGAGATCCCGTGAATGGTCCCTTCGCCTTTGATCACATCTCGATTGGCGTGGATCACGAGGAGGCCTTGTGGGAACTGCTGGCCACTCTGGAAGGGGCCGATTTCCCGGTATCGGACGTAGTCAACCATGGTTACTTCTATTCGCTTTATTCTTATGATCCCAATGGCATCCCTGTTGAATTCAGTTGGGATCGCCCCGGCAGCGGCGATCGACTCCGCCATTCAGAGCCGCACCGCGACCATGGGCCCGAATCCGACATCGCCTCCGAACCACTGGAGGACCAATGGCCCGCCCCTTTCCCCATTCTTCCGGAAGAACGCATTATCGTGGATGGGGAAGGAAGCGAGAATGGGGAAAAAATCGGGGATGGCACGACTGAACCAACGGCGTTGATGGCTGAAGTGTGA
- a CDS encoding SPASM domain-containing protein, with the protein MSLRFRWVAIETTTHCNSNCAVCPHGSLFRHPLTTMPVELFEKILREIATHHQVDEHIRFGGMGDPSCDSSLLERLRFMQKETPNLHPHVASNMASWKKRYSEAVVKERLLPAMRFSLLGMTPEASQRVYNRPDQGRQACEAIDYFLACNAAAGHPVRTELYTLLLPEDDGEVKRIQAAYWDRVDDFEVWKPHSWSNLLPHLRKRQEKRRTCSKLVNPEPVICVNGDVCPCSMDVNRDLAFGNLQHQTLQEIYEHAAWQRLVSLNQSGDIETEPTCTGCTFLNADNSEVLIEQKQRHS; encoded by the coding sequence ATGAGTCTCCGATTCCGTTGGGTGGCCATCGAAACCACCACGCATTGCAACAGCAACTGTGCCGTCTGTCCCCACGGCAGCTTGTTCCGTCACCCGTTGACCACCATGCCGGTGGAGCTATTTGAAAAGATCCTGCGGGAGATCGCCACCCACCATCAGGTGGATGAACACATCCGTTTCGGCGGCATGGGGGATCCGAGTTGCGACTCCTCGTTGCTGGAACGGCTGCGTTTCATGCAAAAAGAGACCCCCAATCTGCATCCCCATGTGGCCAGCAACATGGCCTCCTGGAAAAAACGCTACTCCGAGGCCGTGGTGAAGGAACGCTTGTTGCCCGCGATGCGTTTTTCGCTTCTGGGCATGACGCCGGAAGCCAGCCAACGGGTCTACAACCGACCCGATCAAGGCCGACAGGCCTGCGAGGCCATCGACTATTTTCTGGCCTGCAATGCGGCGGCAGGTCATCCGGTGCGCACCGAATTGTATACCCTGCTGCTGCCCGAAGACGACGGCGAGGTAAAACGGATCCAAGCCGCCTACTGGGACCGGGTCGACGACTTCGAGGTCTGGAAACCCCACAGTTGGTCCAACCTGCTGCCGCACCTGCGAAAACGGCAAGAAAAACGACGCACCTGCAGCAAACTGGTCAATCCGGAACCGGTCATCTGCGTGAATGGCGATGTCTGTCCCTGCAGCATGGATGTCAATCGGGATCTGGCTTTCGGCAATTTGCAACATCAGACGTTGCAAGAGATTTACGAACACGCTGCCTGGCAACGGCTGGTCTCTCTCAACCAAAGCGGCGACATCGAAACCGAACCGACCTGCACCGGTTGCACCTTTCTCAATGCCGACAATTCAGAGGTGCTGATCGAACAAAAACAGAGGCACTCATGA
- a CDS encoding GGDEF domain-containing protein → MGTTLSHTSRHAARINPSQFAKQAHELIEEIEEYIQENERNGQIYAMHRLLGSTVDLDAMIGAFSRWLSQITTHYLVAFRFLGGRRICSACSHDSCRVPPRLQLNAIFNKLISHSSAERQVGSFRQSDLYYHFWQLDRQDKDCLLIVHPKPELLVPPFQNFEEEILKELMGPLNRALAYERLYDLARRDALTGLANRRVFEERAITEMATANRQGHPLVLACMDLDHFKVINDRLGHGRGDEVLQTVSQTFSRMVRDSDLLARVGGDEFIMILPNTTLENAGQLMERLCASIRGLDIRVPGFPALGVSVGLALWRPNDSLESWSHQADEALYRAKSAGRSRVCC, encoded by the coding sequence ATGGGCACCACTCTTTCCCATACCAGCCGACATGCCGCCAGGATCAATCCATCGCAATTTGCCAAACAGGCGCATGAATTGATTGAGGAGATTGAAGAATACATCCAGGAGAACGAGCGTAACGGTCAAATCTACGCCATGCATCGTCTGCTGGGTTCCACGGTGGACCTGGATGCCATGATTGGGGCCTTTTCGCGCTGGCTCAGCCAAATCACCACCCACTATCTGGTCGCTTTCCGGTTTTTGGGAGGGAGACGGATCTGTTCCGCCTGCTCTCACGATTCCTGTCGCGTGCCTCCCCGTCTGCAACTGAACGCGATCTTCAACAAATTGATCTCCCACTCGTCCGCGGAAAGGCAGGTGGGAAGTTTCCGGCAATCCGATCTGTATTATCACTTCTGGCAGTTGGACAGGCAGGACAAGGATTGCCTGCTGATTGTCCACCCCAAGCCGGAGTTGCTGGTGCCTCCTTTTCAGAATTTTGAAGAGGAGATCTTGAAAGAACTCATGGGGCCTTTGAATCGCGCATTGGCTTACGAGAGGCTGTATGATCTGGCGCGTCGGGATGCGTTGACCGGTTTGGCCAATCGACGGGTTTTCGAAGAACGCGCCATCACCGAAATGGCCACGGCCAACCGTCAGGGTCATCCTCTGGTGCTGGCCTGTATGGATTTGGACCATTTTAAGGTGATCAACGACCGTCTCGGCCACGGCAGGGGGGATGAGGTGCTACAAACCGTTTCGCAAACTTTTTCCCGGATGGTGCGGGACTCGGATCTGCTGGCCAGGGTGGGCGGCGATGAATTCATCATGATTCTGCCGAACACCACACTTGAAAACGCCGGTCAACTCATGGAGCGTCTCTGTGCCTCGATCCGGGGGCTGGATATTCGGGTTCCCGGTTTTCCGGCTTTGGGGGTGAGCGTCGGACTGGCCTTGTGGAGGCCCAACGACTCTTTGGAAAGCTGGTCGCACCAGGCGGACGAGGCCTTGTACCGCGCCAAATCGGCTGGACGTTCCCGGGTCTGTTGTTGA